AAATTGAATTGATCCGTTTGTCGCGGATCACTTCCGCAAGAGGCGATTGGTTCAACTCTTCGCGCTCCGAAGCGCCTCTTTCATACGCTTGATCGTCTCCGCGTAGTTCTTGGAATCGAATATCGCCGAACCGGCGACAAAAATGGTTGCCCCCGCCTCCGAGAGCGCCGCAATGTTCTCGAGACCCACGCCGCCGTCCACTTCGATTCGGAGGTCGGGAGCCAACCGTTCCGACTTCTTTCTCAAGTTCCGCACTTTTTGCATCATTTCAGGGATGAATTTCTGCCCGCCGAAACCGGGATTTACGGTCATGAGCAGAACCATCTCGACGTCGTCCCAGACATGATCGAGCACGTAAAGCGGCGTAGCCGGATTGAGTGCGACCGACGGCTTGGCCCCCGATTCCTTGATCTGGGCGAGTGTCCGCTGAAGATGCCGGGTCGCTTCGGCATGCACCGAAATCCAATCGGCGCCCGAATCCCGGTACTCCTGAATGGTCCGTTCGGGTTCCTCGATCATGAGATGAACGTCCAGAGGGAGCTTTGTCACGGCGCGAATTCTTCGAATGACCGGCGGGCCGATCGTGAGGTTGGGAACGAACCGCCCGTCCATCACGTCGACATGAATCCAATCCGCGCCGGCCGCCTCCACGGCCTGAATTTCATCCCGCAAGCGCGCGAAATCAGCCGACAAAATCGATGGGGCAATAACGTGCATCAAAATGTTTTCCGCCATGATTCTTGGCCGTCAAGTATCCAAACCGCTTCCGCTCCGTCCGGCATCCAGACGACGAAACCGGGATTCTCGCCAGGGCCCAAAAGGAAGTCAAACGTATAGCTGGAAATCGCGTCCCCGCGTTCGAGCTGCAATTGGGCCTCATGCCGGGTCAATCCGGGCGGAGATTCGATCGGCAAGTAGACAATCCGCGAACGCGGTTCCTCCGTTGCGGCCGGTCGGGACTTAGGCGCGGCCGACACGGAAAGGACGATCGGATCGAACAGGCGCACCACGGCGCCGGGCTGAGGCTCCACACCGGAAACCGTGCGTTCCGGCAGATCCTCTCGCTCGTCGTAGCGAAACGATCGAACCGCCAAGCCGGCCCGGTCCAAGGCGCGCAAGGCGGCGTCCAATGTACTCCCCGCTAAATTCGCCATGATGAACCGACTGTTGCACGGCCCACTGGACGACAGTACATAAACCTCGTTTTGGATCATGGCCGAACCGGGAGCGGGATCCTGAGCGACGATGTTTCCGAAGGGGAACGATTCGGAACAAGCGAAAGCTGATGTAACCGCCTGAAGACCGGCCGAGCGAAGTATGGCCGTCGCCGCGTCGATCGAAAGGCCGATGACCCGCGGGGCATTTCGCGTCCGCGGGCCCTGCGATACGTAAACCCCCACCGTTCGGCCGGCGCGAACCTGCTCGTTCGGCGGCACGTTCTGCTGAAGGACGCTGCCGCCGGCGATCTGATCGCTGTAGTGAAGACCCAGTACTTCCAGAGAAATTTGCTCCTGAGCCAAAAGATGTTTGGCTTCGCTCAAGGTCTTTCCAATCAGGTTTGGAACGCGCACTTCTTCTTTGCTTCGTACGAGGAAATGGATCGTCCATGTAACGGATAGGACAAAGACCGCTAAAAAGAGCCCGATGTACCCGACCCACGCCGGCCACCGTCTTTGTGTGTCGCCTACGACCATCTCATTTCGGGGGAGACACGATATCCGTTTAAAAATTCCGCGACTTTTTGGGGAGATTTTCCTTCGCGCAGAAGCTCGAGTACCTCGATCCAGCCGTCGTTACAACGAACGAATAATCGGTGGCTCTGTACCTGCGGAGAGCCAACGGGGGCGGCTGCTCGAACGTCGGCGTTTATCCTCGTGCGCAGAATCTTGATCCGCCGCTTCGGATCGGCCGTAAATGCGCCCGGCTTGGGATTGAGCGCTCGGACACGATTGTGAACATCCCGCACCGACTGATTCCAATCGATTTTCGCCTCCGACGTTTCAATCGGCGGCGCGAGCGTGACGCCCGATGAGTCCTGCGGAATAAACTCGGCCTTCCCTTGATCCAATAGATCTAACGCCTCGAGCAGAGTATCGGCCCCCATTTTGGCGAGCCGCCCTTCGACATCGCCGGCCGTTTCGTTCGGATCGATCGGAGTTTCTCGCACGAGCATCACGTCCCCGGCATCCAGTTCTTCGACCAAACGCATAACGGATATGCCCGTTTTCTCGTCTCCGGCCATGATCGCGCGCTGGATCGGTGCGGCGCCCCGCCAGCGAGGCAAAATCGACGCGTGAATATTGAGGGTCAGCTCGGGAATCTCGAGGAGCTGTTTGGGTAGAATCCGGCCGTACGCGGCCACAACAAAGGTTCGGGCGCCTGTAGAGCGCAACGTCTCCAAGAACGCCGGATCCTTCATTTTCGCCGGTTGGACCAAAGGGAGCCCGATACGTTGGACAAGATCTTTGACCGCCGACGGGGCCACCGAGCGTCCTCGGCCCGACGGACGATCGGGTTGCGTGACAACGAGCGAAACGATCCGCCCGCTTTTGACCAAAGAGTCAAGGGAAGCGGCAGCCAGCGCCGGCGTGCCGAAAAATACGATCTTGCCCGTCACAAATCGGAACTATAACAGGTCGCTCAAAAAGTGTGTCGCACGGCCTACAGTGCTGGTCTGCGATCTTCGACCGTCCCGTCGGTCTTCTGACGGCGCTTCAGTTCATCGCGATAGAGGGCGCGTTTCGTGCTGCTGACGTAATTGATGAGAAGTTTTCCATCGAGATGGTCGATCTCGTGCTGAAAACAGATGGCCGTCAGACCGTCGGAATCGTAACGAAAGGGCGTGCCGTCCGGATTTTGCCCTTCGATCGTGACTTCCGCCGCTCGATCCACTTCGACGTAAAAGCCGGGCACACTCAGACACCCCTCTTCAATCTTCGCGTTACCGGCTCGCTTTGAAATCACCGGGTTGCAGACAGCGTAAAGCTGCGACACCTTGCCCTCCTCTTCCCGATCCGGAGGGATTTCCACGACAATTACGCGAAGCAACTCCCCGACTTGCGGGGCCGCCAAACCGATTCCCGGTGCATGCCGCATGGTTTCCACCATGTCGTTGACCAGGTTCGAAAGCTCGAGATCAAATTTGGTCACCGGTTCTGAAATCCGGTGCAACAATGGGTCCGGATACGTAAGAATTCGCCGAATCGCCATTCTGGATATAATAGCGCCAAATGACGCTCCAAGGAACCCTCGGCCGTCTGCGCCGGCAAGTTATTGAACTTGTCTTTGAACCGGTTACGGATCGCCGCCGATGGAAACACCCGTTGGTCTATCTGATGCGGCTGGGCAT
This genomic interval from Bdellovibrionota bacterium contains the following:
- the rpe gene encoding ribulose-phosphate 3-epimerase: MHVIAPSILSADFARLRDEIQAVEAAGADWIHVDVMDGRFVPNLTIGPPVIRRIRAVTKLPLDVHLMIEEPERTIQEYRDSGADWISVHAEATRHLQRTLAQIKESGAKPSVALNPATPLYVLDHVWDDVEMVLLMTVNPGFGGQKFIPEMMQKVRNLRKKSERLAPDLRIEVDGGVGLENIAALSEAGATIFVAGSAIFDSKNYAETIKRMKEALRSAKS
- a CDS encoding PASTA domain-containing protein, encoding MVVGDTQRRWPAWVGYIGLFLAVFVLSVTWTIHFLVRSKEEVRVPNLIGKTLSEAKHLLAQEQISLEVLGLHYSDQIAGGSVLQQNVPPNEQVRAGRTVGVYVSQGPRTRNAPRVIGLSIDAATAILRSAGLQAVTSAFACSESFPFGNIVAQDPAPGSAMIQNEVYVLSSSGPCNSRFIMANLAGSTLDAALRALDRAGLAVRSFRYDEREDLPERTVSGVEPQPGAVVRLFDPIVLSVSAAPKSRPAATEEPRSRIVYLPIESPPGLTRHEAQLQLERGDAISSYTFDFLLGPGENPGFVVWMPDGAEAVWILDGQESWRKTF
- the fmt gene encoding methionyl-tRNA formyltransferase produces the protein MTGKIVFFGTPALAAASLDSLVKSGRIVSLVVTQPDRPSGRGRSVAPSAVKDLVQRIGLPLVQPAKMKDPAFLETLRSTGARTFVVAAYGRILPKQLLEIPELTLNIHASILPRWRGAAPIQRAIMAGDEKTGISVMRLVEELDAGDVMLVRETPIDPNETAGDVEGRLAKMGADTLLEALDLLDQGKAEFIPQDSSGVTLAPPIETSEAKIDWNQSVRDVHNRVRALNPKPGAFTADPKRRIKILRTRINADVRAAAPVGSPQVQSHRLFVRCNDGWIEVLELLREGKSPQKVAEFLNGYRVSPEMRWS
- the def gene encoding peptide deformylase; its protein translation is MAIRRILTYPDPLLHRISEPVTKFDLELSNLVNDMVETMRHAPGIGLAAPQVGELLRVIVVEIPPDREEEGKVSQLYAVCNPVISKRAGNAKIEEGCLSVPGFYVEVDRAAEVTIEGQNPDGTPFRYDSDGLTAICFQHEIDHLDGKLLINYVSSTKRALYRDELKRRQKTDGTVEDRRPAL